From one Lycium ferocissimum isolate CSIRO_LF1 chromosome 7, AGI_CSIRO_Lferr_CH_V1, whole genome shotgun sequence genomic stretch:
- the LOC132062246 gene encoding uncharacterized protein LOC132062246, translating into MSTRKLVPRKKGSLSIFNNLTDELINEILIRLPNSKVAIRCKLVCKRWLSLISSDYFVTTSTFHHQDKEGPFTLVLLLGQKNNNTRVGYVECPKPKRGISSHVDLGFLLSQTDKIRLEASYGDLILCSDGRNNCSICNILTRQWIILPPSLYSGGCIGFVIEPDNNNARYEYRVIRYFPRNGRRIKGEIFSSEKGRWTQLVVTSPCTLEDFRDDTKTSLIACGRMLYCSPPADDFVLAFDPFITNDDQILHIIDLPLVARDIPPYHYQLSSKLGVCRGRLRFVQVTLLPSSSRCIRVWELEGGLHNGKWTLVHERIPTFTRPQRSDDINVFYVLAFHPNNEDLICCRAGNYSVVVYNLRTDKVESCIYPRIFMMPDWLEVSAPSCAALQVLPITQKWWPTPVRAL; encoded by the coding sequence ATGAGTACTAGAAAATTGGTTCCTCGTAAGAAGGGGTCACTATCTATTTTCAACAATCTGACAGACGAACTCATTAATGAAATCCTCATAAGACTACCAAATAGCAAAGTAGCAATTCGTTGCAAATTGGTTTGCAAACGTTGGTTGTCTCTAATCTCCTCAGATTACTTCGTTACTACCTCCACCTTTCACCATCAAGATAAGGAGGGACCCTTTACTCTTGTGTTATTACTTGgtcagaaaaataataatacacgTGTAGGTTATGTAGAGTGTCCAAAACCAAAACGTGGTATATCAAGCCATGTAGATTTAGGGTTTCTCCTTAGTCAAACCGATAAAATACGCTTAGAAGCATCCTATGGTGACTTAATTTTATGCTCTGATGGAAGAAATAATTGCTCCATTTGTAATATTCTTACTAGGCAATGGATTATTCTTCCACCTTCCCTATATAGTGGTGGATGTATTGGTTTCGTGATTGAGCCAGATAATAATAATGCTCGATACGAGTATCGGGTGATACGATATTTTCCTCGTAATGGTAGGAGGATTAAAGGGGAGATATTTTCGTCCGAGAAAGGAAGATGGACCCAATTGGTTGTTACATCTCCGTGCACTTTGGAGGACTTTAGAGATGATACCAAGACTTCACTTATTGCTTGTGGACGAATGTTATATTGTAGCCCTCCGGCTGATGACTTTGTTCTGGCATTTGATCCATTCATCACAAATGATGATCAAATTCTACACATTATTGATTTACCACTTGTGGCGCGTGATATTCCTCCGTATCATTATCAGCTGTCTTCTAAATTGGGAGTGTGTCGAGGTCGTCTACGGTTTGTTCAAGTAACTCTGCTGCCAAGTTCATCCCGTTGTATACGTGTATGGGAGCTTGAGGGGGGATTACACAATGGGAAATGGACATTGGTGCATGAGAGAATCCCTACATTCACACGACCACAACGTTCTGATGACATAAATGTTTTTTATGTACTGGCTTTCCACCCAAACAATGAGGATCTTATATGCTGTCGTGCAGGCAATTATAGTGTTGTCGTGTACAATTTACGAACGGATAAAGTGGAAAGTTGTATCTACCCTCGTATATTCATGATGCCGGATTGGCTAGAAGTATCAGCACCAAGTTGTGCTGCGTTACAAGTATTACCAATTACACAAAAATGGTGGCCAACACCAGTAAGAGCACTGTGA
- the LOC132062247 gene encoding uncharacterized protein LOC132062247 — protein sequence MPPKVKRRGYQSVSLDILSGLPGNVIDDILMLLPLRDDVKTSILSKNGRLPQLTLDSTHWKMDYDLLSPIIGLKNHLVLELPLLSRYKLPSAIFSIFLLRHTALENCSMPLPSPAFKGSDRLISLELRHVNISSIFLQILIANCPLVEELVLDVTLSDHGSDNVIEINAPMLRFFNFHGNITSVCLRIPRLTKLTLWYNADLYGVGKFILATFFESFSVLEHLSLDNGSIELFVGADEVLAVRLPYILNSVKHFHLYSFCLGELEVACALCLIRSFPYLQYLEMQVGDYDNDIPVFEFIEVEASSEVTFNHLRDVELRNIIGSKPEIQLIKFLLAKSPVLVRMLITPREREEPVPAKIGDYATVRLLVELTKFQHASPKAEVVFNLD from the exons ATGCCTCCTAAGGTAAAAAGGCGTGGTTATCAAAGTGTATCGCTGGATATACTTAGTGGCCTTCCTGGTAATGTAATCGATGATATTCTTATGCTTTTACCTCTACGAGATGATGTGAAGACAAGCATCTTATCAAAAAATGGCAGACTTCCGCAGTTGACACTTGACAGCACACATTGGAAAATGGATTACGACTTATTATCCCCTATAATTGGATTGAAAAAC CATCTTGTTCTTGAACTTCCGTTGCTTAGCCGATACAAATTACCTTCTgcaattttctcaatttttctattGAGGCATACGGCTCTTGAAAATTGTTCAATGCCGCTTCCTTCACCTGCCTTCAAAGGATCTGATAGGTTAATTAGCCTGGAATTACGTCATGTTAATATTTCTTCCATATTTCTGCAAATTCTTATTGCTAACTGCCCGTTGGTTGAGGAGCTTGTGCTGGATGTTACTTTAAGCGACCACGGTAGTGACAACGTCATTGAAATTAATGCTCCCATGCTGAGATTCTTTAATTTCCATGGAAATATAACATCTGTATGTTTAAGAATTCCTCGTTTGACTAAACTCACCCTTTGGTATAATGCAGATTTATATGGGGTAGGTAAATTTATTCTTGCCACATTTTTTGAGTCTTTTTCTGTTCTTGAGCATCTCAGCCTGGATAACGGTAGTATCGAG CTCTTTGTTGGAGCAGATGAAGTTTTAGCAGTGAGGCTCCCCTATATTCTTAACTCTGTCAAACACTTTCACCTTTATAGTTTTTGTCTGGGTGAATTGGAGGTTGCATGTGCTCTTTGCTTGATAAGAAGCTTCCCGTATTTACAATATTTGGAAATGCAG GTGGGTGATTACGATAATGATATTCCGGTTTTTGAATTTATTGAAGTGGAAGCTTCCTCAGAAGTGACATTTAATCACCTCAGGGATGTTGAGCTAAGAAATATCATAGGGTCAAAGCCAGAGATACAACTTATCAAATTTCTGTTAGCCAAGTCTCCAGTGCTCGTGAGAATGCTAATCACGCCAAGGGAACGTGAGGAACCTGTACCAGCCAAAATAGGAGATTATGCAACAGTCCGACTACTTGTTGAGCTAACCAAATTTCAGCATGCATCACCTAAAGCTGAAGTCGTCTTCAATCTGGACTAG
- the LOC132062248 gene encoding uncharacterized protein LOC132062248 — protein MDSKLRLRDWAGLSDLILHSIFRKLSSISDCLRFSAVCKPWFFFVSKNYDILQQRMKSSSIEELPLLMIFANRGCNSINTSLYSVAKDTKLLDLELPLHRTQICCGSSHGWPAFQQHDRTNIYLYNPYRTSIYLYNPFSGVTIHLPTLKFRVKKFILSKNPTTNPHNFEVAAIAKSSLIAFNLAILKPGRKTWIYKRPHASPHDMIYYNERFYVLTYGGGVLSMDNTTLNFEEIAPFNEKSDFKKFYFVKNTNNELLRVEISHPYCDKSSSKISKLVESPTTQNFVFEELDDLGDEALFLCRHSSMSVSASKFPGCESNYIYHMHYNDSQDSPLKYYMDIINLQDGRFRSRCTFETPIVDNLSCSDSPKLMPHLHPIFQNYFTSEGSNRYLKYIGHDNTTPPVLWIIPTPKFTS, from the coding sequence ATGGATTCAAAGTTAAGATTAAGAGATTGGGCAGGGCTTTCTGATTTGATACTTCACTCGATTTTTCGCAAGTTATCTTCCATCTCTGATTGCTTACGCTTTAGTGCTGTGTGTAAGCCATGGTTTTTCTTCGTATCCAAAAATTATGACATCCTACAACAACGTATGAAGTCAAGTTCCATTGAGGAACTTCCCCTACTAATGATATTTGCTAATCGAGGATGCAATTCTATCAACACAAGCTTATATAGTGTGGCCAAAGATACAAAACTTTTAGACCTCGAATTACCATTACATCGCACTCAGATATGTTGTGGTTCTTCTCATGGTTGGCCGGCTTTTCAACAACATGATCGCACTAATATCTACCTTTACAATCCTTATCGCACTAGTATCTATCTTTACAATCCTTTCTCCGGTGTGACAATCCATCTTCCTACTCTTAAATTTCGTGTTAAGAAATTTATTCTATCCAAAAATCCTACAACCAATCCACATAATTTTGAGGTCGCGGCTATAGCCAAGTCGTCCTTGATCGCGTTTAATTTGGCTATCCTAAAACCTGGTAGGAAAACCTGGATTTACAAGCGTCCCCACGCTAGtcctcatgatatgatatactatAACGAGAGATTTTACGTTTTGACTTATGGAGGTGGTGTTTTATCTATGGATAACACTACTTTGAATTTTGAGGAGATTGCACCTTTTAATGAGAAAAgtgatttcaaaaaattttatttCGTAAAGAACACAAATAACGAGTTGCTAAGGGTTGAAATATCTCATCCATATTGTGATAAGTCATCAAGTAAGATTTCCAAGTTGGTTGAAAGCCCTACGACCCAAAATTTCGTGTTTGAGGAGTTGGACGATTTGGGTGATGAAGCTTTATTCTTGTGTCGTCATAGTTCAATGTCTGTTTCGGCTTCCAAATTTCCGGGATGCGAATCGAATTACATATACCATATGCACTATAACGATTCACAGGACAGTCCGTTGAAATATTATATGGACATTATTAACCTTCAAGATGGCAGATTTAGAAGCCGTTGTACTTTCGAGACGCCAATTGTTGACAACCTAAGTTGTTCGGACTCTCCAAAATTAATGCCGCACCTGCATCCGATATTCCAAAATTACTTTACTTCTGAAGGATCCAATAGATACCTGAAGTACATAGGTCATGACAACACTACGCCACCAGTGTTATGGATAATTCCTACCCCAAAATTTACTAGCTAG
- the LOC132062249 gene encoding uncharacterized protein LOC132062249: MDAKSRLRDWAGLSDLIVDLIFHKLSSISSCLRFGAVCKSWFSFVSKNYDILQHHIRSNSIEELPLLMICTDRKKFDISTSLYNVVKSKTIFDFKLPLLSDAWRCCGSSYGWLTIQHKLYLFIQLFNPFSGETIDLPSLECFAGKIIITKNPSIDRNTFEVAATVRAWQSHEGLAILKPGSNTWDFTCHQSRICDVIYYNERYYVVTDEGIVLTVDNTSLELKETFQHRSIMESSDHSFIKNYLIKTTTDKLLRVQISFPRDNKPSSVKIFKFIASQSNTQRSTSEELDDLGDEALFLCDHCSISVSASKFSGCKANSIYYMDNDLPLELPGNHEYMIDIIHLQYAGGLNTRFSFTASTGSNIPALWIIPTPKLTYF; encoded by the coding sequence ATGGATGCAAAGTCAAGATTGAGAGATTGGGCAGGGCTTTCCGATTTGATAGTCGACTTGATTTTTCACAAGTTATCTTCAATATCTAGTTGCTTACGCTTTGGTGCTGTGTGCAAGTCATGGTTTTCCTTCGTATCCAAGAATTACGACATCCTACAACATCACATTCGTTCAAATTCTATCGAAGAACTCCCTCTGCTAATGATATGTACCGATCGAAAGAAGTTTGATATTAGTACGAGCTTATACAATGTGGTCAAAAGCAAAACAATCTTTGACTTCAAACTACCGTTGTTGTCCGACGCTTGGAGATGTTGTGGCTCTTCTTATGGTTGGTTAACTATTCAACATAAGTTGTACTTGTTCATCCAACTTTTCAACCCTTTCTCTGGCGAGACAATAGATCTTCCTAGCCTTGAATGTTTTGCCGGTAAAATTATTATAACCAAGAATCCATCAATAGATCGGAATACTTTTGAGGTAGCAGCAACGGTTAGGGCTTGGCAGTCTCACGAGGGGTTGGCTATCTTAAAACCTGGTAGTAACACCTGGGATTTCACTTGTCATCAAAGTCgtatatgtgatgtgatatactACAATGAGAgatactatgttgttactgatGAAGGCATTGTTTTAACTGTAGACAACACTAGTCTGGAATTAAAGGAGACTTTTCAACATCGGTCAATTATGGAGTCAAGTGATCATTCTTTCAtaaaaaattatctcataaagaCTACAACTGACAAGCTGCTAAGGGTTCAAATATCTTTTCCAAGAGATAATAAGCCATCAAGTGTTAAGATTTTCAAGTTCATCGCAAGCCAATCAAACACCCAACGATCCACGTCTGAAGAGTTGGACGACTTGGGGGATGAAGCGTTGTTTTTGTGTGACCATTGTTCCATATCTGTTTCGGCTTCCAAATTTTCGGGATGTAAAGCCAATTCTATATACTATATGGACAATGACTTACCCCTTGAGTTGCCAGGAAATCATGAATACATGATAGACATCATTCACCTTCAATATGCAGGCGGCCTCAACACACGTTTTTCATTTACGGCATCAACTGGTAGCAACATACCAGCATTATGGATAATTCCCACCCCAAAACTTACTTATTTTTAG
- the LOC132062250 gene encoding uncharacterized protein LOC132062250, protein MDSRDWAGLPDLVLDLIFRKLPSISDCLRFRALCKSWFSFVSNNYYALEKRLNSSSVEELPLLMICTSREKEFDNTSLYSSASKSKIVFDFTLPFPNTWRCCGSSHGWLAFQHESDLLIQLFNPFSRETINLPHLKYFAGKIIITKNPSTNPNNFEVAAMIKGWSRLNGLAILKPGSKFSGCKGDSVHTMENELSANHEYMMNIVHLQYGGLHTHFSLKPSQ, encoded by the exons ATGGATTCAAGAGATTGGGCAGGGCTTCCGGATTTGGTACTCGACTTGATTTTCCGAAAGTTGCCTTCCATCTCTGATTGCTTACGCTTTCGCGCTCTGTGCAAGTCATGGTTTTCCTTCGTATCCAATAATTACTACGCCTTGGAAAAACGCTTGAATTCAAGTTCTGTTGAGGAACTTCCTCTGTTAATGATCTGTACAAGTCGAGAAAAAGAATTCGATAATACAAGCTTATACAGTAGTGCTAGCAAAAGTAAAATAGTCTTTGACTTCACACTACCCTTTCCCAACACTTGGAGATGTTGTGGATCTTCACATGGTTGGCTTGCTTTTCAACATGAGTCTGATTTGCTCATCCAACTTTTCAATCCTTTCTCTCGAGAGACAATCAATCTTCCTCACCTTAAATATTTTGCCGGTAAAATTATTATAACCAAGAATCCATCAACAAATCCAAATAATTTTGAGGTTGCGGCAATGATCAAGGGTTGGAGTAGACTTAATGGCTTGGCTATCCTAAAACCTG GTTCCAAATTTTCAGGATGTAAAGGCGATTCTGTACACACTATGGAGAATGAGTTGTCAGCAAATCATGAATACATGATGAACATCGTTCACCTTCAATATGGCGGCCTCCACACCCATTTTTCTTTAAAGCCGTCTCAATGA